One genomic region from Motacilla alba alba isolate MOTALB_02 chromosome 5, Motacilla_alba_V1.0_pri, whole genome shotgun sequence encodes:
- the TRIP11 gene encoding thyroid receptor-interacting protein 11 isoform X2: MASWLGGLGSGLGQSLGQVGDSLSSLTGQISSFTKDILLEGAEEVGDAATELHVSNSRLREIESINAAQKFENDRLKKVCSDLEEKHEAAELQIKQLSIEYRNQLQQKEVEISHLKARQNALQEQLQKVQTAAQTAQLGAGVLPAATASASYVPEVRHSSGFEGDDMDFGDIIWSQQEINRLSNEVSRLESEVDHWKQIAVSSKVQGANDAEQSEICKLQNVVKELKQKLSQEIDEHQHELSVLQDAHRQKLVEISRRHREELREYEERIEELENRLQQDGVSTDAVDDPKITEQRKKAQSPDGGQVEELQVVKDLEDEIRKLNHKLSSAKAENKNLLKEQEFAKLEKTQIAQDYEKLKSDFNALQRSVAEQDALLKEQKQLQSKTSLPQDVVSLQQALLEAENEIARLSSLNQELTSAQHKHENILSSNTEDQNSEINQLRQDLERKEHELDESVAERETLIAELEELDKQNQEATQHMITLKEQLSKQHTETDSIIKQLKLDIDCERKKVSELETEKMKAIKELDSQKEKLSHCSYALNDLHVTKQQLQDNIKDLQEQLRKAQECNSHSKKEIGELQQRLKEKEEELRVSLSKLTEKSNEESNYTCQDLILKEREVEIAKLQNDVSENKQINEDLQTSLSNLRTENGKLIAAIEELKQELSDAISEKKKVYLEKDTLVEALKMEKRQLESELNETEKRLLEQAHNYKQTIEELSKARSMDTTALQLEHERLVKLHQEKDFKLAELKKTVEQMEIDHQETKEMLTTSLGGQKQLTDLIKEKEVFIEKYKNQALQAKQELEEYMKVSKKQDVLKQNLEEKDRSLAVMKEENNHLKEEIERLKDQQSRSTPVVEPKTLDIIIELESEVTQLKVIKNNLEEEIKVHKKTIEDQNQATVKLQQSLQEQRKEIDESKLQCQQMNVTHERLFLEKDEEIKNLQKTIEQIKTQLHKERQIIQTDASDLFRETKVQTLNGENGNEKHDLSKAEIERLVKGIKEREMEIKLLNEKNVSLSQQIDQLSKDEVGKLTRIIQEKDLEIQALNARVSSASYRQDVISLQQQLQAYVLEREQVLAVLSEKTRENSQLKTEYRNIMDMVAAKEAALVRLQEENRRLSNRSENSSQDMSRETIQNLSRIIREKDIEIDALSQKCQTLLTVLQTSSTGEDNGAGGVNSNQFEELLQERDKLKQQVKKMEEWKQQVITTVQNMQHESAHLQEELHRLQAQISVESDSTSRLQVDYNGLIQSYEQNEKKLKSFSQELAQVQHSIGQLYNTKDLLLSKLDLVTPSVVTAATVSQLSGVQCSPPEAVSEESKLLQNELEQLKKKLQEKDSTIRILQENNQRLSDSVATASEIERKSQEGTESEMRQIKEKHDVLQKSLREKDILIKSKSDQLLSVSENLSNKENENELLKQAVTNLKERNLILEMDIRKLKEENEKIVARCREKETEFRALQETNMQFSMMLKEKEFESHSMKEKALAFEKLLKDKEQGKTGELNQLLNEVKSMQEKAVTFQQERDQVMVALKQKQMESSALQSEVQHLHEKEQRLNQELERLRNHLLEMEDSYTREALAAEDREVKLRKKVLILEEKLASSSTAVENASHQASLQVESLQEQLNLVSKQRDETMMQLTISQDQVKQYALSLANLQMVLEQFQQEEKAMYSAELERHQKQSAEWKNKAENLEEKVVSLQVSLEEANAALDAASRLTEQLDIKEEQIEELKKEGEIRREMLEDVQNKLMNLMNSTEGKVDKLLMRNLFIGHFHTPKNKRLEVLRLMGSILGLKKEELDQLLSEEQRGVTRWVTGWLGGGPGSKSVPSTPLRPTHQNIFNSSFSELFVKFLETESCPSLPPPKLSVHHMKPLGAAGTGKTSSTPPNSQMQDSPVSGMGRRPDANPFLAPRSAAVPLITPASSSGHLLMKPISDALPTFTPLPVSPDASAGAVLKDLLKQ, translated from the exons ATGGCGTCGTGGCTGGGCGGGCTGGGCTCGGGGCTGGGCCAGTCCCTGGGACAGGTGGGCGACAGCCTGTCCTCGCTCACCGGGCAGATCTCCAGCTTCACCAAGGACATCCTGCTGGAAGGCGCGGAGGAAGTGGGCG atgcagCAACAGAACTCCACGTGTCCAATTCTAGACTCAGAGAAATAGAAAGTATTAATGCAGCACAAAAGTTTGAA AATGATAGACTGAAAAAAGTCTGTAGTGACTTAGAAGAAAAGcatgaagcagcagagctgcagataAAGCAGTTGTCTATCGAGTACCGCAATCAGCTTCAACAGAAAGAG GTGGAAATCAGCCATCTAAAAGCCAGACAGAATGCACTACAGGAACAACTGCAGAAAGTACAGACAGCTGCTCAGACTGCTCAGTTGGGAGCTGGTGTTTTGCCAGCAGCCACTGCATCAGCCTCCTATGTTCCAGAGGTCAGACATTCCTCAGGTTTTGAAGGAGATGACATGGATTTTGGAGATATAATCTGGTCACAGCAGGAAATAAACAGATTGTCCAATGAAGTTTCCAGGCTCGAATCGGAGGTTGACCACTGGAAGCAGATTGCAGTG tctTCCAAAGTACAAGGCGCAAATGATGCTGAACAAAGTGAAATATGCAAACTACAAAATGTTGTTAAG GAGCTCAAACAGAAATTAAGTCAAGAAATAGATGAACATCAGCATGAGCTGTCAGTATTGCAGGATGCCCACAGACAGAAGTTAGTAGAGATAAGTCGTCGACACCGAGAAGAGCTGCGTGAATATGAGGAGAGAATTGAAGAACTTGAGAATCGGTTACAGCAAG ATGGTGTGAGCACTGATGCCGTGGATGATCCTAAAATTactgaacagagaaaaaaagctcaGAGTCCAGATGGAGGACAGGTGGAAGAGTTGCAGGTTGTAAAGGACCTAGAggatgaaataagaaaattaaatcacaaaTTATCTTCtgccaaagcagaaaacaaaaatcttctgAAAGAGCAAGAATTTGCAAAGctagaaaaaacccaaatagcACAAGATTATGAAAAGCTTAAATCTGACTTTAATGCACTTCAAAGGTCTGTGGCAGAGCAAGATGCTCTCCTGAAAGAACAGAAGCAGCTCCAGTCAAAGACATCACTACCACAAGATGTTGTCAGCCTACAGCAAGCATTGTTAG aagcagaaaatgaaatagcAAGACTTTCCAGTTTAAATCAG GAACTGACAAGTGCACAACATAAACATGAGAATATTCTTTCTTCGAATACAGAGGATcagaattcagaaataaatcagtTAAGACAAgatttggaaaggaaagaacATGAATTAGATGAAAGTGTTGCTGAAAGGGAAACATTAATAGCAGAGTTGGAAGAACTGGACAAGCAGAATCAAGAAGCTACTCAG CATATGATTACACTGAAAGAGCAGCTGTCGAAGCAACACACAGAAACTGATAGTATCATCAAACAGCTGAAACTTGACATAgattgtgaaagaaaaaaagtatcagAATTAGAAACTGAGAAGATGAAAGCTATTAAAGAGTTAGAtagtcagaaagaaaaactaagCCACTGTTCATATGCACTTAATGATTTGCATGTAACTAAGCAGCAGCTACAAGACAATATTAAAGATCTTCAGGAACAATTAAGGAAAGCCCAGGAGTGTAATTCACatagtaaaaaagaaattggagAGTTGCAGCAGagactaaaagaaaaagaggaggaactTCGTGTATCCTTGAGCAAGTTAACAGAAAAAAGTAATGAGGAATCTAACTACACTTGTCAAGATCTGAttctgaaagaaagagaagtagAAATTGCAAAACTACAGAATgatgtttcagaaaacaaacaaataaatgaagatCTACAGACATCTCTGTCTAATCtcagaacagaaaatggaaagctgATAGCAGCCATTGAAGAACTAAAGCAGGAGTTAAGTGATgcaatttctgagaaaaaaaaagtttatctGGAAAAAGACACTCTAGTGGAGgctttgaaaatggaaaaaaggcagTTAGAGAGTGAATTAAATGAGACCGAGAAGAGGCTTCTGGAACAAGCACATAACTATAAGCAAACTATTGAGGAGTTATCAAAGGCGCGTAGTATGGACACCACTGCACTGCAGCTTGAACATGAGCGCCTGGTGAAGCTTCATCAAGAGAAAGACTTTAAGCTTGCTGAGCTTAAAAAAACCGTTGAGCAGATGGAAATTGACCatcaagaaacaaaagaaatgttgaCTACTAGCTTAGGAGGACAAAAGCAGTTGACAGATCtcataaaagagaaagaggtattcattgaaaaatacaaaaatcaagCCTTACAGGCAAAGCAGGAACTTGAGGAATATATGAAAGTTTCAAAAAAGCAGGATGTCTTAAAACAGAACTTGGAGGAAAAAGACAGAAGTCTTGCAGtcatgaaggaagaaaataatcatttgaaagaagaaattgaacGGCTTAAGGATCAGCAAAGTAGATCTACACCTGTGGTTGAGCCTAAAACTTTAGATATTATTATTGAACTTGAAAGTGAGGTAACACAGTTAAAAGTGATAAAGAATAATcttgaagaagaaataaaagttcaCAAAAAAACAATAGAAGATCAGAATCAAGCAACAGTGAAACTTCAGCAGTCACTGCAGGAGCAGCGAAAGGAAATAGATGAGTCCAAATTGCAGTGTCAGCAAATGAATGTCACACATGAAAGACTCTTTTTAGAAAAAGATGAGGAAATCAAAAATTTGCAGAAAACAATTGAACAAATTAAAACTCAGTTGCACAAAGAGAGACAGATTATTCAGACTGATGCTTCTGATCTTTTTCGGGAAACCAAGGTTCAGACTCTTaatggagaaaatggaaatgaaaaacatgACTTATCTAAAGCTGAAATTGAAAGACTGGTCAAAGGTATTAAGGAAAGGGAGATGGAGATTAAGCTGTTAAATGAAAAGAATGTTTCTCTAAGTCAGCAAATTGATCAGTTGTCTAAGGATGAAGTTGGTAAACTTACTCGGATCATTCAAGAGAAAGATTTAGAAATACAAGCTCTTAATGCTAGAGTTTCCTCAGCTTCCTACAGGCAGGATGTTAtttcccttcagcagcagctgcaagctTATGTTCTGGAAAGAGAACAAGTACTAGCAGTTCTAAGTGAAAAGACAAGGGAAAACAGTCAGTTAAAAACAGAGTATCGTAATATCATGGACATGGTCGCTGCTAAAGAAGCAGCTTTGGTGAGGTTGCAAGAGGAAAACCGAAGGTTATCCAATAGATCTGAAAACAGCAGTCAGGACATGTCTAGAGAAACTATTCAGAATCTATCCCGTATCATTCGAGAAAAAGATATTGAAATAGATGCCCTAAGTCAAAAATGCCAAACCTTACTGACTGTCTTGCAGACATCCAGTACAGGTGAGGATAATGGGGCAGGGGGTGTGAACAGTAACCAGTTTGAGGAACTTCTGCAAGAACGTGATAAACTAAAACAGCAagtaaagaaaatggaagagtgGAAACAACAAGTAATAACCACTGTCCAGAACATGCAGCATGAGTCAGCTCACCTCCAAGAAGAGTTGCACAGGCTGCAAGCACAAATTTCAGTTGAAAGCGATAGTACTTCAAGGCTGCAGGTAGATTATAATGGCTTGATTCAGAGTTACgaacagaatgagaaaaagctgaaaagtttTAGTCAGGAATTAGCACAAGTTCAACACAGCATAGGACAGCTTTATAACACTAAGGATCTTCTCCTGAGCAAACTGGATTTGGTAACACCCTCTGTGGTAACAGCTGCCACCGTTTCACAGCTTTCAGGTGTTCAGTGCAGTCCTCCTGAAGCAGTCAGTGAGGAGTCTAAACTCCTTCAAAATGAGTtagaacagctgaaaaaaaagttacaagaAAAAGATTCAACTATCAGGattcttcaggaaaacaatCAGCGATTATCTGATTCTGTTGCTACAGCATCAGAGATTGAAAGAAAGAGTCAAGAAGGAACTGAATCAGAGATGAGACAGATCAAAGAGAAACATGATGTGTTACAGAAGTCACTAAGGGAAAAAGATATATTAATTAAATCTAAAAGTGATCAGTTACTTTCTGTGAGTGAAAATCTTagtaacaaagaaaatgaaaatgagctTTTGAAGCAAGCTGTAACTAatctaaaagaaagaaatttaattttagaaatggATATTCgaaaactgaaagaagaaaatgaaaaaatagttGCAAGGTGCAGGGAAAAAGAAACGGAATTCCGTGCACTTCAGGAGACTAATATGCAATTTTCAATGATGCTGAAAGAGAAGGAGTTTGAGTCTCACTCAATGAAGGAAAAAGCTCTTGCTTTTGAGAAGCTGTTGAAAGACAAAGAACAG GGCAAGACAGGAGAATTGAATCAGCTGTTAAATGAAGTTAAATCAATGCAGGAAAAGGCTGTTACTTTTCAGCAAGAGAGAGACCAAGTCATGGTAGCACTCAAACAGAAGCAAATGGagagcagtgccctgcagagTGAG GTGCAGCATTTGCATGAGAAGGAGCAGCGCCTAAATCAGGAACTGGAGAGGTTGCGGAATCACCTTTTAGAAATGGAAGACTCATACACCAGAGAAGCTTTAGCTGCAGAAGACAGAGAGGTCAAGCtaagaaaaaaggttttgattttggaagaaaaacttGCATCCTCATCTACTGCAGTGGAGAATGCCAG CCATCAGGCTAGTCTGCAAGTTGAATCTTTGCAAGAGCAGTTAAACCTAGTTTCCAAGCAGAGAGATGAAACCATGATGCAGCTGACCATCTCCCAGGACCAAGTGAAGCAGTATGCACTGTCTCTGGCCAACCTGCAGATGGTACTAGAGCAGTTCCAACAGG aagaaaaagctatgtattcagcagagctggagagacACCAAAAACAGAGTGCGGAATGgaagaataaagcagaaaacCTAGAAGAAAAAGTTGTATCACTGCAG GTGAGTTTAGAAGAGGCAAatgctgctctggatgcagcatCCAGGCTTACTGAGCAGCTTGACATCAAAGAGGAGCAGATTGAAGAACTTAAGAAAGAAG GTGAGATCAGAAGAGAAATGTTAGAAGatgtacaaaataaattaatgaacCTTATGAACAGCACAGAAGGGAAAGTGGACAA ACTGTTGATGAGAAATCTCTTTATTGGACATTTTCATACTCCAAAAAATAAACGTCTTGAAGTGTTAAGGTTAATGGGAAGTATCTTGGGACTGAAAAAGGAGGAACTTGATCAG TTACTATCTGAAGAGCAAAGAGGAGTTACAAGATGGGTGACTGGCTGGCTTGGTGGAGGACCTGGGTCAAAGAGTGTTCCCAGTACACCTTTGAGACCAACTCATCAGAACATTTTTAATAGC TCTTTTTCAGAACTGTTTGTGAAATTCCTTGAAACTGAATCTTGCCCAAGCCTTCCCCCGCCCAAGCTCTCTGTTCATCACATGAAACCTTtaggagcagcaggaactggTAAAACTAGCAGTACTCCACCCAACAGTCAAATGCAAG ATTCTCCAGTCTCGGGAATGGGTAGAAGACCAGATGCAAATCCATTTTTAGCGCCTCGATCTGCAGCAGTGCCTCTTATAACACCAGCTAGTAGTTCTGGACATCTGCTTATGAAACCTATTTCTGATGCATTGCCTACTTTTACACCACTGCCAGTGTCCCCTGATGCCAGTGCTGGTGCTGTATTAAAAGACCTCCTAAAACAATAG